From one Herpetosiphon gulosus genomic stretch:
- the rplU gene encoding 50S ribosomal protein L21 has product MYAIIRDRGQQYRVEPGQTLQIALTDAEDGSTIEFNEVLMVGGSDTLVGSPLISGAVVKATVGEVVKGEKIIVFRYKAKARYRRRTGHRQKYTEITINDIVVPSK; this is encoded by the coding sequence GTGTACGCCATTATTCGAGACCGTGGCCAACAGTATCGCGTTGAGCCAGGCCAAACATTGCAAATTGCCTTGACCGACGCTGAAGATGGAAGCACTATCGAATTTAATGAAGTCTTGATGGTTGGTGGTAGCGACACCCTTGTCGGCTCCCCATTGATCAGTGGCGCAGTTGTGAAAGCAACCGTTGGCGAAGTTGTGAAGGGCGAAAAGATTATCGTGTTCCGCTACAAAGCAAAGGCACGCTATCGCCGCCGTACCGGCCATCGCCAAAAATACACTGAAATCACCATCAACGATATTGTAGTTCCAAGCAAGTAA